Proteins from a genomic interval of Ptychodera flava strain L36383 chromosome 7, AS_Pfla_20210202, whole genome shotgun sequence:
- the LOC139137581 gene encoding phospholipid scramblase 3-like yields MAAVVSLFDATSSLFFPRQYCWVAEFDILDANREPVLIVKGPCCICQGVCCTWDQVFQILTKDKKTEIGNKLSKQWGGLAREMFTNATNFSAEFPIDLDVKVKATLLAACFLIDFMFFENKNN; encoded by the exons ATGGCTGCTGTTGTTTCACTGTTTGACGCAACGTCTTCCTTGTTTTTTCCAAGGCAATACTGCTGGGTGGCGGAGTTTGACATCCTTGACGCCAATCGTGAGCCGGTTCTGATCGTGAAAGGCCCATGCTGTATCTGCCAGGGTGTATGCTGTACCTGGGATCAGGTGTTCCAG ATTCTTACGAAAGACAAGAAGACGGAAATCGGTAATAAGCTGAGCAAGCAATGGGGAGGACTCGCCAGAGAAATGTTCACCAACGCTACCAACTTCAGTGCTGAAT TTCCAATTGACTTGGACGTAAAGGTCAAGGCCACGCTGCTAGCCGCCTGCTTCTTGATA GATTTCATGTTCTTTGAAAACAAGAACAACTAA
- the LOC139136507 gene encoding deoxynucleoside triphosphate triphosphohydrolase SAMHD1-like yields the protein MDGQSMTPRTTCGENLKEFVSREPKVFQDPIHGTVELDPVYMVIIDKPEFQRLREIKQLGTVSFVYPGAVHTRFEHSIGTCYLALRMVRHLKEKYQESLGITKEEELCIGLAALCHDLGKWLAVKRFYSGFESSTLLEIL from the exons ATGGATGGTCAGTCAATGACCCCTCGTACCACCTGTGGTGAGAACCTGAAAGAATTTGTGAGCAGAGAACCAAAG GTATTTCAAGACCCAATTCACGGAACCGTTGAGCTAGATCCTGTGTACATGGTCATTATCGACAAGCCAGAGTTCCAACGTTTGAGGGAGATAAAACAGCTTGGAACAGTCAGCTTTGTATATCCGGGTGCTGTCCACACACGATTTGAGCACAGTATAGG CACATGCTACTTAGCCTTGAGGATGGTCAGgcatttaaaagaaaaatatcaagaaaGTCTGGGAATAACAAAGGAAGAGGAGTTATGCATCGGATTAGCGGCGCTGTGTCATGATTTGGGCAAGTGGCTAGCTGTGAAACGTTTTTATTCTGGTTTTGAGAGTTCAACACTTTTGGAAATTCTTTAA
- the LOC139137584 gene encoding deoxynucleoside triphosphate triphosphohydrolase SAMHD1-like: MKEICYRDKEAHSAYEMFHTRYRLYRMACFHPVTVAVNIMICDALVEAAPYLTLTKPNGEKFDMLMILKDMEAYRMLDDTILGVIRRSHGNVKLTKARTLLERIQKRELYKLIRRIKLEKDAKVAENDVKLEDIVKQDNSFKLDDMCFKIVTLDYGMGAKNPVDKVLFYSKRDPEPRPIPQDEVSHLLPKTFQERQLFIYVKDSDKKEVASKCVDEWAQHQTWIPKREPETPSVSKAKKIKCPPSTSEKRDSVEEGSPSETKRAMLQEDEH; this comes from the exons ATGAAAGAAATATGCTACAGAGATAAG GAAGCACACAGTGCATACGAGATGTTCCACACAAGATATCGTCTCTATCGTATGGCATGTTTTCATCCAGTTACTGTTGCAGTTAATATTAT GATTTGTGATGCGCTTGTAGAAGCTGCTCCCTACCTGACACTGACAAAGCCAAATGG AGAGAAGTTTGATATGCTTATGATTCTGAAAGATATGGAGGCTTACCGAATGTTGGACGATACCATCTTAGGTGTAATACGTCGTTCACATGGAAATGTTAAACTCACCAAAGCAAGAACACTACTCGAACGGATTCAAAAACGAGAACTGTACAAGCTAATTAGAAGGATAAAGTTAGAGAAAGATGCGAAGGTCGCCGAAAAT GATGTGAAACTTGAAGATATAGTAAAACAAGATAACAGTTTTAAACTTGACGATATGTGTTTTAAG ATTGTAACTCTTGACTATGGGATGGGTGCCAAAAATCCTGTTGACAAAGTTCTGTTCTACAGCAAAAGAGATCCAGAACCTAGACCAATTCCACAGGATGAG GTGTCTCATCTGCTTCCCAAGACTTTCCAAGAACGTCAACTCTTTATTTATGTCAAAGACTCCGACAAAAAGGAAGTGGCCTCTAAATGTGTCGATGAATGGGCTCAACATCAAACCTGGATACCC AAACGTGAGCCAGAAACACCCTCAGTTAGCAAGGCCAAGAAAATTAAATGTCCGCCGTCGACATCTGAGAAGAGAGATAGTGTCGAAGAAGGTAGTCCAAGTGAAACCAAACGTGCCATGCTACAAGAAGACGAACATTGA